A window of the Bufo gargarizans isolate SCDJY-AF-19 chromosome 1, ASM1485885v1, whole genome shotgun sequence genome harbors these coding sequences:
- the LOC122928730 gene encoding uncharacterized protein LOC122928730, with the protein MAALQISLVFDKKGRLTATSMKCDLTNPKRRDMNGFFLSIPMSLENHPIWAKCKDSVGTINCEPYRPCLKEGVMPTFQKQYPLSEEKLEGIRPQIEKYLQMGILRKIVSPWNTPINPVKKNNGTWRFVQDLRKVNKAIIPLPPLVADLTAVFGAIPAGSKYYTVVDLSNAFFSIPVAWDAQSLFAFQWADDGQVTWTRLPQGFGDSPAAFSIVLKATLEDWEPKRGSTLIQYTDDLLLSNSELEACEIDSQSLLDHLASKGHLASKKKIQYASTQVEYLGCIIEAGERKISPARVKAVTSLSRPGDKATMLSFLGSIVYCRQWIPDCSHWDSILRKTTLTEAPKVVEWTEDRVEAFERLIRSLTQAPALALADYGKPFQLYCVVSGETYAAVLTQTHGGRNRPVSYLSRKLPPVVLGMPHCLQALAAAAMSVKDVTKIVHGNVMELFTTHTVLSLLQNMTTQHMTAQRLSGYETILLSTANLVIKTCPDTSPVIRFLHTLLRLKCEGSDEQVDPTPEHRCDEVILSCTTPRKDLKDTPQTDSIDVFVDGSCTRPDDRTYQTGYAVVMLPNQVIEAEPIVTTSAQQAELVALTRACEIFAGHKVNIYTDSSYAFGTVHDYALIWKNRGYISADGKQIANQKYIDHLLRAIQLPEAISVIKVKGHSAKGDYQAMGNNLADRAAKMAAKRDTRRESKLLFMTDFESENWVSVVYQLQKQSTSEDIKYWKSQGLQMTGTDPTHPFLPGDKVLVKQLAVRHKTGPIYQGPFEVLRVARTAVLTDQSPQWIHASRLKKTPEGVLKEFPGQA; encoded by the exons ATGGCAGCATTACAGATTTCATTAGTTTTTGACAAAAAGGGAAGACTGACAGCAACCTCAATGAAATGTGACCTGACAAACCCAAAAAGACGTGACATGAATGGGTTCTTTTTAAGCATACCAATGTCCCTGGAAAATCATCCAATTTGGGCAAAATGTAAAGACTCAGTAGGAACGATTAACTGTGAGCCCTACCGGCCCTGTTTGAAGGAGGGGGTTATGCCAACCTTTCAGAAACAATACCCATTGAGTGAGGAAAAGTTAGAGGGTATAAGGCCGCAAATTGAGAAATACTTACAGATGGGAATTCTTAGGAAGATTGTCAGTCCCTGGAATACACCGATAaatcccgtaaaaaaaaataatggcacaTGGAGATTTGTACAGGATCTAAGGAAGGTAAACAAGGCAATTATCCCACTTCCCCCGTTGGTGGCAGACCTTACagctgtgtttggggccattcctGCGGGATCCAAATACTACACTGTAGTTGACCTCAGTAATGCGTTCTTTTCCATACCAGTGGCTTGGGATGCACAAAGTCTTTTTGCTTTTCAGTGGGCTGATGATGGTCAGGTGACTTGGACCCGTCTCCCACAAGGTTTTGGGGATAGTCCAGCAGCCTTTTCTATTGTATTAAAGGCTACATTGGAAGATTGGGAACCAAAGAGGGGATCCACCTTAATACAGTACACAGATGACCTTTTACTCTCCAATTCGGAGTTAGAAGCCTGCGAAATAGATTCACAGAGTTTATTAGACCACTTGGCAAGCAAAGGACACCTGGCCTCGAAGAAGAAAATCCAATATGCAAGTACCCAGGTAGAGTATCTGGGGTGCATAATAGAGGCAGGAGAGAGAAAGATCTCACCCGCTAGAGTCAAGGCAGTGACCTCCCTAAGCAGGCCAGGGGACAAAGCTACAATGCTGTCCTTTCTAGGGTCAATAGTGTATTGTAGGcagtggattcctgattgctcccatTGGGATTCAATCCTAAGGAAAACTACACTCACAGAAGCACCAAAGGTAGTGGAGTGGACAGAGGACAGAGTAGAAGCCTTTGAGAGATTGATTCGGTCCCTGACCCAAGCCCCAGCCTTGGCCCTGGCAGATTATGGAAAACCATTCCAATTATACTGTGTGGTATCAGGAGAAACCTATGCAGCGGTTTTGACACAGACACATGGGGGAAGAAACAGGCCAGTTTCATACCTATCGAGAAAATTACCTCCTGTAGTTCTTGGAATGCCTCACTGTCTCCAAGCATTAGCAGCCGCGGCCATGTCAGTAAAAGATGTTACTAAGATAGTCCATGGAAATGTAATGGAACTTTTCACCACTCATACAGTTTTGTCCCTCCTTCAAAACATGACcacacaacacatgacagctCAGAGACTGTCCGGATATGAGACCATATTACTCAGTACGGCAAACCTGGTGATAAAGACATGTCCAGACACCTCACCAGTGATAAGATTTTTGCATACACTTTTGAGACTTAAGTGTGAAGGTTCTGACGAACAAGTAGACCCAACACCTGAACACAGATGTGATGAAGTGATCTTGTCATGCACAACACCTAGGAAAGATTTAAAGGACACGCCACAGACTGACAGTATAGatgtttttgtggatggatcatgcacaagaccagatgACAGGACATATCAAACAGGTTACGCAGTAGTCATGCTCCCAAATCAAGTGATAGAAGCTGAACCAATTGTCACAACTTCGGCACAACAAGCTGAGCTGGTAGCGCTCACAAGAGCCTGTGAAATATTCGCAGGACACAAAGTGAATATTTATACTGACAGTAGCTATGCATTTGGAACAGTGCATGATTATGCATTAATATGGAAAAATAGGGGATATATCTCAGCAGATGGGAAGCAGATAGCGAATCAAAAATACATAGATCACCTGCTACGTGCAATTCaactgccagaagctataagtgtGATAAAAGTGAAAGGACACTCTGCAAAAGGAGATTATCAAGCTATGGGAAACAACTTAGCAGACAGAGCAGCGAAAATGGCAGCCAAGAGAGACACGAGAAGGGAAAGTAAGTTATTATTCATGACAGATTTTGAAAGTGAAAACTGGGTGTCAGTAGTATATCAACTACAGAAGCAGTCTACCAGTGAGGATATCAAGTACTGGAAATCTCAGGGACTGCAGATGACAGGTACAG ACCCAACTCATCCATTCTTGCCCGGAGACAAGGTTCTGGTGAAACAACTGGCTGTCCGCCACAAGACTGGTCCAATATATCAAGGTCCATTTGAGGTTCTGAGAGTTGCTCGAACGGCTGTCCTTACCGACCAGAGTCCACAGTGGATACACGCCAGCCGACTCAAGAAGACACCGGAAGGAGTCCTGAAGGAATTCCCCGGACAAGCATGA